In the Dolichospermum flos-aquae CCAP 1403/13F genome, TTCTCTTTGTGTTAGTTTATGAGTAGGTTTTGAGCTATTTTCTGCATCAACTTGGTGATTATTGGCTAACGCCACGCTATCGCTATCAGGTACAAATACTGAACGAATTTCCCTAGTTGCAGTTTCATCCCACCAAGATGCCCCAGATGCGACGGAATACAGAGCCAATACCAATTTTTCAGCCGCAACACCTTTAAGACAATAACCTTGAGCGCCCACTTCAATTAACCGCGTAATCAGAGATTTTTGGGAATGGGAAGTGAGGACTAAAACTGGCAAATTAGGATATTTTTGTTTAATTTGATAACAGGCTTCAATCCCGCCAATTCCTGGTAATCCTACATCTAAAATAACGACATCAAGAGGGTGCTGGTTGACTA is a window encoding:
- a CDS encoding response regulator transcription factor, which gives rise to MSSTPIKILLVEDDELFRLGLRVRLQQETGLEIIAEAEDGETAIELVNQHPLDVVILDVGLPGIGGIEACYQIKQKYPNLPVLVLTSHSQKSLITRLIEVGAQGYCLKGVAAEKLVLALYSVASGASWWDETATREIRSVFVPDSDSVALANNHQVDAENSSKPTHKLTQREQEILLLLAAGKTNQEIALALYITPGTVRVHVHAILHKLEVSDRSQAVVVALQKRLIKNDLI